The following is a genomic window from Romeriopsis navalis LEGE 11480.
TTTTTGACCTATTCAAATATGTGCAGCCACGGGTGACGGCGGATAAGGCGATTCAGCATCCGATTTTGAAGGCGGAGGTGGAGGAAGATTTTCCGATCGCGCTCTACCAAGGTGGCAAGTCGCCCACGCCAACACCCATGCCACCACTGGATGATGGGTTTGCCTACGATGTATTTATTAGCTATCGGCAGAAATCTGAGAAAACTTGGGTGCGAAAGACCTTGGTGCCGCAACTGGAGGCAACGGGGTTGCGGGTGTTTGTGGACTATCGCGATTTTCGGTTGGGGGCACCGTTGATCAAGGAGATGGAGCGGGCAGTGGTGACAAGTCGGTATACATTGGCGGTGTTGTCTCCGGCATATTTGGAGAGCAATTTTACCGAGTTTGAGAATTTGATTGCAGAGCATTTGGGGTTGGAGCAGAGTCAGCGGCGGTTGTTGATGGTGATGCGGGAGGACTGTGAACCGCGATTGGGTTTGCGATCGCGCCTGTGGTTAGACATGACCGATGACGAAGAAGTGGAAATGAATATGGCGCGGTTGACGCAGGAATTGCGATTGTCGCCGGAGGCTCCCTAGTCAACAATTCTGGGGGAACTGGAATCATGGAGCCCCCTAGCCCCCAATTCTGGGGGAACTGGAATTATTAAAATCATTGGTGCTCATTCCGTAGAAGCTTGGCGCTGAGGCTCTCAAAGTCCCCCAATTCTGGGGGACTTAGGGGGCCAACCAAATTATTGTCCCAACCCAACCGGAACTAGAAGCAAACGCAGCGTATAAAATTTCAATAGCAGGATATTTACCCCAACCGAGCAGATTTCGGCATGACAGTCAGCGGTTCCTACGAATACGACGTTTTCATCTCCTACTGCACAGCCGATAAAAGCTGGGTAAGGAGGGAACTGCAAAAGCGGCTGCAAGATGTTGGTCTCAATATCTTTGAATTTCGCGTCGGCACTTCACGCGGTAGAGAAATCGAACGGGCCGTGACAAACAGCCGTAAAACACTGCTCGTCTTAACGCCTAGCTATATCGAGAGCGAATGGGCCGAATATGAGGCTTCCCTCGTTCAATCAATTGACCCAGCGAGTCGCGACCAACGCTTTATCCCGATCCTGAAGCAGGACTGTAAACTCCCCCTCAGAATCAGACAGTTGATTCCAGTTGATCTAACCGACCCAGATGAAGAAGAAATCCAGATTGCTTGGAACCAGCTCCTAACCGCCTTCGGCAAACAATTCACAACAGAAACCACATCCCAACCCGACACCCCACAAGCGTGGTTACTCGCCCATCCCTACGGCATGCCACCGCACTTCACCGGACGCAGAACTGAACGGCAAATGCTGAGCGACTGGCTCAACAACGACCAACAGCACCCCCTCTTCGTCCTGCGTGCCCTCGGCGGATTCGGGAAGAGTGCGCTGACTTGGCACTGGCTGACCCATGACGTAGACGCAAACCACTGGCCAGTGGTGCTGTGGTGGAGCTTCTACGAAGAGAAAGCCGGGTTCGACAACTTTGTCTACGCGACGCTGGCTTACCTGACTGGGAAATCACCCGAAAATCTCAAACGGGACGAACGCCTTGCCCTCCTGCTGAAATATCTGCAACAGCATCAGATTCTGCTGGTGCTGGATGGGTTTGAGCGGGAGCTGCGGGCCTATAGCAATATGGGTGCGGCTTATCAGGGGGATGGGGAGGAGAAAATTGCGGACAATGGCCGCGACTGTGTAAACCCAGATGCGGAGCAGTTTTTGCGTAGCCTGTGCAGTTTGCCAAATCTCCAGGTCAAGGTGCTGATGTCCACGCGGCTGCGTCCGCGTCCGGTGGAGGTGACGGGGGGAATGCTGCTGGAGGGCTGCCGGGAGGAGGAGCTGACGCGAATGCAACCAGAGGATGCCGTGCAGTTCTTTCGGGTGCAGGGGATTCGGGGCAATCGGGGGGAGATTGAACAGGCTTGTGCGGTATATGGATTTCACCCGTTGAGTCTGCGGCTGCTAGCGGGACTCGTGGTAAATGACTGGCGCAATCCGGGCGATATTCAGGCGGCACAACGGTGTGATTTAACAGGAAGCCTGGTACAGCGTCAGCATCATGTGCTGGAGCAGTCTTACCAAAATCTCAATCCAGCAGGGCAGCAGCTTTTGAGTCGTTTGGCTTGTTTTCGCAGTCCAGTGGAGTACGGCGTACTGGCAGCACTGGCGGATGCTGAGGCAGATTTGCAGCGGGATTTGCAGGACTTGATCGGGCGGGGGCTGGTGCAGCGGGAGCAATCGCGCTTTGACCTGCATCCCATTGTGCGGCGCTACGCCTATGACCGCATGGGCCGCGAATCGCGCCAGGACACCCACGG
Proteins encoded in this region:
- a CDS encoding toll/interleukin-1 receptor domain-containing protein; this translates as FDLFKYVQPRVTADKAIQHPILKAEVEEDFPIALYQGGKSPTPTPMPPLDDGFAYDVFISYRQKSEKTWVRKTLVPQLEATGLRVFVDYRDFRLGAPLIKEMERAVVTSRYTLAVLSPAYLESNFTEFENLIAEHLGLEQSQRRLLMVMREDCEPRLGLRSRLWLDMTDDEEVEMNMARLTQELRLSPEAP
- a CDS encoding TIR domain-containing protein — translated: MTVSGSYEYDVFISYCTADKSWVRRELQKRLQDVGLNIFEFRVGTSRGREIERAVTNSRKTLLVLTPSYIESEWAEYEASLVQSIDPASRDQRFIPILKQDCKLPLRIRQLIPVDLTDPDEEEIQIAWNQLLTAFGKQFTTETTSQPDTPQAWLLAHPYGMPPHFTGRRTERQMLSDWLNNDQQHPLFVLRALGGFGKSALTWHWLTHDVDANHWPVVLWWSFYEEKAGFDNFVYATLAYLTGKSPENLKRDERLALLLKYLQQHQILLVLDGFERELRAYSNMGAAYQGDGEEKIADNGRDCVNPDAEQFLRSLCSLPNLQVKVLMSTRLRPRPVEVTGGMLLEGCREEELTRMQPEDAVQFFRVQGIRGNRGEIEQACAVYGFHPLSLRLLAGLVVNDWRNPGDIQAAQRCDLTGSLVQRQHHVLEQSYQNLNPAGQQLLSRLACFRSPVEYGVLAALADAEADLQRDLQDLIGRGLVQREQSRFDLHPIVRRYAYDRMGRESRQDTHGQLRDYFAAMPEADRVTTIDDLAPVIELYHHMVRAGQYDEAFELFKYRIADPLYYQLGAYQKQSELLHALFPQGEQHLPQLQNESDQAWTLNSLANSYGLNGQPAQAVPFFEQGAALAKKQGNKKNWAIGLGNLASMAQLPIGALQAAEANLRHAIDLCQEIENEFQEAVGHQELGRLLAYRGAWAAAEASLDRALELFEKANKIQSQGIVWAYRALRSSLWIRGTDTIAPQRTELTTTALAAAKRALELADETARTQFPYERDYVRAHWLLGAAHRLIPNLTESNHHLTEALRRCRAINMVDHEANILLDLARLRHDQGNPTEARRLAEEARTIATRSGYVLQGADIHLLLAELARADGDLGQARELAQEALRLATCDGGEYVYRVAYDEAEALLRDLG